ATAGTTTATAAATTTTTTTGTTTTTTTGTGTTTCTCTCAGGTTTTGAATATGATAGTAATTAGGTAAGATGAACACTTTTTATCCCGATAACTTTAAAAAGGATTATTTGTTCCCAATAATACATGGATAAGTCGGTGAAAGCTTACTTATGCCGGGAAAGAACCAGATTTCTTTTCCGTTAAACGGAGGCATATTTAAAATGGCAAGAATGCACAGTAGAGCTAAAGGCAAATCAGGTAGCAAAAAACCTGTTAAAAAAGCAGTTCCTAGTTGGGTTCAATATAAACCTAAAGAGATTGAATTAATGGTTCAGAAATTGGCTAAAGAAGGTCAATCTGCTTCAGAGATAGGAATCCATTTAAGAGATTCTTATGGTATTCCAGATGTCAAGACTATGACTGGTAAACCTATTGGTAAAATTTTAGAAGAGAAAAAACTTCAACCTGAAATTCCTGAAACTTTGAAGTTTTTGATTAAGAAAGCAATTCTTCTTAGAAAGCATTTAGATGATAATCACAAAGATTTTTCTGGTAAAAGAGGACTTCAATTAACCGAATCCAAGATTAGAAGGCTTGGCAAATATTACGTTGCTAATAAGAAATTGCCCGCGGGTTGGAAGTATGATCCAGAAAAAATGAAAATGTATGCTCAGTAAGAACTAAACTTTTTTTATTTAATGTTTTTTAATTTAGCCCCGTTAGTGTAGTCAGGCCAATCATCTCTCCCTCTCGGAACTGATTACTTTAAGTTCGCATACAATGCGATAATCGCACTATATGCTCAGTCATAAACAAGCAATTGGAGAAAGGCGAGGACTCGGGTTCGAATCCCGAACGGGGCATATTTTATTATTATATTTTTCGTATAATTTTTATATTGTGATTTTTATCTTGTCAATAATTAAAAACTAGTGTGATTTTTATTATATCAAATTAGTTTGCCACGATCGCATCCACAGAAACAAAAAAAAGTATCTGGGCGCGCTCGTGACCCCCTTAGTTTGCCACGATCGCATCCACAGAAACAAAAAAAAGTATCTGGGCGCGCTCGTGACCCCCTTAGTTTGCCACGATCGCATAATCCGGTATTGCGCTGGTCTCGAACAATATTTGAGTTAACCAGTTCCTTTGGAGTTCCCGGTTCAAATCCGGGTCGTGGCGTATTTTTTCCTGCTAAAGAATTCTTTTGCAATTTATTCACATAGTTTTGTGTGGTGTTTAATATTGGATTCTATGAACATATCCAAAATTTGAAATACAAAGATATATAAAATATATTTGTACCCATTTTGATAGTTTGTTTTATAGGGGCTCATAGCTCAATCTGGCTAGAGCACTCGGCTCTTATGCAGCATTCTAAATTTGGGTGTTGTACTTAGAAATATTTGGAGAGACCGAGGGGTTGCGGGTTCAAATCCCGTTGGGCCCATGTTTTTTGTTTTCGGATGCTTTCCGGATTAACTTCCACATTAGTCTTACTGCTTCTTGTGCTATTTATGAATCACTATTTAAATCTGGTTGTGTTTTCTCGCATTTTGCAATATGCACAAATTATGCTTCTTTTGTTAGACTCTCTTCTTTGCACTTTTCACTGCAAAACGCTTGACCTCCTAAGAAGATTGCTTCATTAACAGGTATAGATTTTCCGCACGCTCCACATCTTACGACTGGTAGTTCCATTTTAAATCCTTTTAAAAGTTCATCTTATATAAAAGTTGCGAACCACACAACTGTTCGGATTTATTTCAATATTTTTCGCATATTTTTCGTTTTTTTCTTAGTTAAGTATATATTGCTGTTTTTTTCTTTGCGTTATATGGACGAATTTAATGATTTTAAAAAAGAGTTTGATTCTGAAGTGCACTGCAGAATCAAGAAAGATTCTATTGAAGTTTCTTTGAAGGATTTTCTCATTGAGAAAATTTCTGAAGGCAAATTTATTAATTATATAGAAGAACATAATCTTCCTTTTGATGTTTCTTTATATGCTTCTGTTGGAGAACTTGTTGATGTCGGTGTTGAAAAAAAAGCAGATTCTAAATTTAATTTTATGTCTCGTGTTAGTAGAGGTAAACTTTTTAGTTCTTTTAAGAAAGGCGTTATTGCTTACGTGGATGATTATGTTAGTGATTTTAAATTATATGAGGATGAACTGTCTTTTCATGATTTTTATACCAATCTTAAAAATAGGTATTCTACTAAAGGGGTTTTACAAGAGTCAGCTCAGAATTTTGTTAATAAATATGATTCATGTGTCAAACTTACAAAAAAAGATGCGTCTACGGAAGATATTATAGATTCTTATAAAAGCAAGGCTTCTTCTGTTTTAAAACAGTTTTTAAATGGATTTATTGATGACGTCTTTAGTTAAATTGTATTTTTTATCACTCTTTGTTAAGTATGCTTTTAAATAATGTTGTTCTTTGTTATTCACTTTGTAAAATGGTTATTGGTTTCTTTAGTTTGATGGACAACATTATTTATATAGTGCCCTCTGTGTGATTGATTATATGGTAGCAATAAGTTATTCGGCAAAAATAAACAGCAAGAATCTTTCTAGTTTTTTTGATGAAACAGAAGAAGATAGTGAGTAATTATTTTTTTATGTTTGTTTAGCTCTTCCTTTTTTTATTAGCATATTTGCCAATTCTTCGGGTAGTTCTATTTGATCGTTTTTGTTGTATGGTCCGTAAATCTTTTTGTCTAAACCCATGAATTTTGGCAGATTCGTTAGTATTTCAACAGTTATGCTTTCTGTGTTTTTTGTTTGAATCTCCTCATTTTGCGAAGCATTGTCTTGTTTGTCTTGTTCTGGTTTTTTAGAATCTAAACTTGGTCGTTCTTTGATTTGTGCTCCTTGATCTGTTTGAAATTGTTGTATTTCATTTAGAATGTTGTTTTTTGTTCTATTTAGTAAAATTGTTAGATTTTCATATAGTTCTTTTTCTTGTTGTAACATTTTACTTGTATCTATTAGAGTCGAGTTTGTTCTTACTTTGTGGGTTGATATTCCTATTATTTTTTTTTGTCTTATTTCATATAGTTCTGCCAATATTTTTTTTATGTTTTTTAGTTGTATTTTGATTTTTTCTTGTTCTGCAGTAGTTGACATTTGGTTGTTTACTTGTTCATTTGCCGTTTCATTTTTTTCTCGTATGTATATTTTTACGTCTTCGTAGAATTTTGGGTCTAGTTCTTGTAATTCATTCCTGTTTTTTTCTCTTCTTAATATATCAAATAGCATTTCATATGTTATTTTTACTGTGCTCATAATCTTAGAATATTGTTTTTTTTTATAAAGATTCTTCTCTGTTTTTACTTTTTTAGGAAGTTTAGTGTTTCTTATGAATCTTTTTGGATATGTATGTGCTCTACGGAAACATTTTTGATAAGATATTTAAATGGTTCAGTCTTCTTTTTTTATATGGGTGTTAAAGAGTCATTTGAGGATTTGCAGTGTTCTGAAGAGTTTAAGAGTTTTTTGGAGAATGAGTCTGGTTTTATTTTAGCTCATGCTCATTTAATGAAAGAGTTTGATAAGGATGCTGATTGGGAATTCGGGTTTTATAATGCTTCCAGGGACGCAATGACTGTTTTTGAAACAAATCCTGTTGTAAGAACTCCTGAACAAGAAGTCTTTAAGAAAAGCGGTGTTTTAAAAGAATTGGATCTTAATCTTGTCGAAGTTGATTTTGATGAAGCTATGAGACTTTGTGAAACTGTGAGGAAAGATAAGTATTCTTCTGAACTTATTGCTAAGTACATAGTTATTTTGCAGAATTTACATAAGCAATTGTGGAACATTACACTAGTCACTAAGTCTTTTGGATTGATTAATATTAGAATTGATGCTAAATCAGGAGATATTATTAGTAGTAACATGACGAGTATAGGTGATTTGGGGATTAAGAGTGTTTAAGAATTATTTTCCTAAAAATGCGACTATGACTATTGTTTTAGTCAATGTTATTCTTGCATTATTGCAAGTTTTTGTAAGTGGGTTTACAGAAGCTTTCTTGCTTGATAGTAGTTTGGTTTGGTCTGAACCTTGGCGTTTATTGACTAGTATGTTTTTACACGGAGGTTTTGGCCATATTCTTTTTAATATGTATGCATTATTTATTTTTGGTTCTTTAATTGAACAGAGAATTGGAACTAAGAGGTTTGTTTTTATTTATTTCTTGTCAGGGATTTTAGCTGCAGTTCTTAGTACTTTTTTTTATGAAAGAGCTTTAGGCGCAAGCGGTGCAATCATGGGCATTTTAGGCGTCACCATAATTTTGATGCCTGATTTGAGAGTTTTGTTCTTTTTTATGATCCCTATGAGTTTGAGAACTGCAGGCATCATTTTTGCTTTGGTTGATATTTTTGGTATTTTTTATTCTAGCGGTGTTGCAAATATTGCTCATTTAGTTGGTTTAGCTTGCGGATTAGTTTATGGCTTTTATTTGCTGAAGAGGAAGAAATCTTTTCAGAAACGTTTTTATAAAGGTCCTAAAATTACTGTAGAAAGTCCTCGTGATAATTCTAGTAAAGACATTTTTATGTCAAATAAAGATATTGACGATTATTTAAGGTATGGCAAATTATAATTTTTTGCAAAAATTTATATAATTGCTATTTGATTTTTGAAGTATGGGTTTTGGATTTGTTAATAAAGATAAAAATTTTGTTAAGAATACTCGCGCATCTATAGAAAATTTGAATGAACTTCATACTTTTTTTAAAGAAGAGGTTTTGCTAGCTGATTCTCTTGTTAATAACCTCAAGAATGAAATTAAGCATATTAAAGAGTTTGAGAATGAATTAAACAAGTTTGAGTCTCTTGTTGAGTCCGCTGTTAAAATGGAATTTGAATTGATGAAAAAAATGGAGGATCTTTATGCACTTATTCATTCAGACAATAGAAAATTAGACGTTTCTGATTTAGAAAACAAATTTGCGGTTGCGCGTTCTTTGGTTGAAGAGATTGACAAGAGTGTTGGTTTGTTTCTTTCTAAAATTTCTTTTTTCAGAATTGACGTTACTCATGATTTATATGCTGAGAA
The DNA window shown above is from Candidatus Woesearchaeota archaeon and carries:
- a CDS encoding DUF2116 family Zn-ribbon domain-containing protein: MELPVVRCGACGKSIPVNEAIFLGGQAFCSEKCKEESLTKEA
- a CDS encoding rhomboid family intramembrane serine protease; this translates as MTIVLVNVILALLQVFVSGFTEAFLLDSSLVWSEPWRLLTSMFLHGGFGHILFNMYALFIFGSLIEQRIGTKRFVFIYFLSGILAAVLSTFFYERALGASGAIMGILGVTIILMPDLRVLFFFMIPMSLRTAGIIFALVDIFGIFYSSGVANIAHLVGLACGLVYGFYLLKRKKSFQKRFYKGPKITVESPRDNSSKDIFMSNKDIDDYLRYGKL
- a CDS encoding 30S ribosomal protein S15; translated protein: MARMHSRAKGKSGSKKPVKKAVPSWVQYKPKEIELMVQKLAKEGQSASEIGIHLRDSYGIPDVKTMTGKPIGKILEEKKLQPEIPETLKFLIKKAILLRKHLDDNHKDFSGKRGLQLTESKIRRLGKYYVANKKLPAGWKYDPEKMKMYAQ